The following proteins are co-located in the Polyangia bacterium genome:
- the rplC gene encoding 50S ribosomal protein L3 translates to MSLKMGLIGRKIGMTQVFHEDGSALGCTAVSVGPCVVTAKRTVDKHGYSALQLGFEETPVRLLTRPQTGYFKKAGVEKPLRHLREVRLNPKDLDKYEVGKTLRASDVFKIGDVVDVVGTTKGKGYQGVMKKHRMAGDSMTHGTHEFFRHGGSIGCRLTPGRVHKGKRMSGLMGNVKNTSSDLVVVKVLDDKDVVLVKGAVPGPANGVVVIKGSMKDVKKYVVPRAIKEVESKNPMKASKKGAPQGGSKK, encoded by the coding sequence ATGTCCCTGAAGATGGGCCTCATCGGCCGCAAGATCGGAATGACCCAAGTATTTCACGAGGACGGCAGCGCCCTCGGTTGCACGGCCGTCTCGGTGGGACCTTGCGTGGTCACCGCCAAGCGCACCGTCGACAAACACGGGTATTCGGCGCTTCAACTGGGCTTCGAAGAGACGCCGGTGCGGCTCCTGACCCGGCCGCAGACCGGTTACTTCAAGAAGGCCGGCGTGGAAAAACCGCTGCGCCACCTGCGCGAGGTGCGTCTCAACCCCAAGGACCTGGACAAATACGAGGTCGGCAAGACCCTGCGCGCCAGCGACGTTTTCAAGATCGGCGACGTGGTCGACGTCGTCGGCACCACCAAGGGCAAAGGCTATCAGGGCGTCATGAAAAAACACCGCATGGCCGGTGACAGCATGACCCACGGTACGCACGAATTCTTCCGCCACGGCGGTTCGATCGGCTGCCGCTTGACCCCGGGCCGGGTGCACAAAGGCAAGCGCATGTCCGGCCTGATGGGCAACGTCAAGAACACGTCGTCCGATCTGGTCGTGGTCAAGGTTCTGGACGACAAGGACGTGGTGCTGGTGAAGGGCGCCGTCCCCGGCCCCGCCAATGGCGTCGTCGTCATCAAGGGCAGCATGAAGGACGTCAAGAAGTACGTCGTTCCGCGGGCCATCAAAGAGGTCGAGTCGAAGAACCCGATGAAGGCGTCCAAGAAGGGCGCTCCCCAGGGTGGATCGAAGAAATAA
- the mutL gene encoding DNA mismatch repair endonuclease MutL: MIRILPPALADQIAAGEVVERPASVVKELVENAIDAGARRVDIEIEAGGRRLVRVVDDGSGMSPDDARLSLKRHATSKIVAAEDLWGLRTFGFRGEALPSIAAVSRLTLSTKTVGAAAGVRLTVEAGAEVEAREAGIPDGTQIEVRDLFFNTPARQKFLKSEATETANISEAVLRLGLGHPGVHLRLRTGGRMVLDLPAHRDLGERVRAALARRGASVLHEAHGDEGGCTVRAFLAGPEEASTTARSTFVFVGGRFVRDRSLLHALALGYGALLEKGRYPLATLFLAVPGQELDINVHPQKLEVRFARPQEVYAAVRHVVGAAVARAPWLAAESSRQVRVFTLPPRPTLRDEDVDGRRAFRAGGSGVALGRTAQGALPLRARVPDHDDDFIGRAAGETADPASSRFPAGERMGPAPVVAPSGFFSLLSYVGQLQRTYLVCEGEGELILIDQHAAHERVAFDRLRAAQARREVRRQRLLFPLPVEVDDLAAASAADAGLLEALGFEIEAPGRGDASAVGKTTVLVRAVPEALKDADPKPLLRDVLAQLVEGGAATSAAERIDHALATMACHSVVRAGDVLGRPQVLALLAQLDGVDLRSHCPHGRPVLLRMPMTEIERRFGRV, encoded by the coding sequence ATGATCCGCATCTTGCCGCCGGCGCTGGCCGATCAGATCGCCGCCGGCGAGGTGGTCGAACGCCCCGCCTCGGTGGTCAAGGAGCTGGTGGAAAACGCCATCGACGCCGGGGCGCGCCGGGTCGACATCGAGATCGAAGCGGGCGGCCGCCGCCTGGTGCGCGTGGTGGACGACGGCAGCGGCATGTCTCCCGACGACGCGCGCCTGTCGCTGAAGCGCCACGCCACCTCGAAAATTGTGGCCGCCGAAGATCTGTGGGGCCTGCGCACCTTCGGCTTCCGCGGCGAGGCGCTGCCCTCGATCGCTGCCGTGTCGCGCCTGACCTTGTCGACGAAGACCGTTGGCGCCGCCGCCGGCGTGCGGCTGACTGTCGAAGCCGGCGCCGAAGTCGAAGCGCGCGAAGCCGGCATCCCCGACGGGACGCAGATCGAAGTGCGCGATCTTTTTTTCAACACGCCGGCCCGGCAAAAATTTTTGAAGTCCGAGGCGACCGAGACCGCGAACATCTCGGAGGCGGTGCTGCGTCTCGGCCTCGGGCACCCGGGCGTGCACCTGCGCCTGCGCACGGGCGGCCGGATGGTGCTGGATCTGCCGGCGCACCGCGATCTCGGCGAGCGCGTGCGGGCGGCGCTGGCTCGGCGCGGGGCCAGCGTCCTTCACGAAGCCCACGGCGACGAGGGCGGTTGCACCGTGCGCGCCTTCCTGGCCGGGCCCGAAGAGGCGTCGACCACCGCGCGTTCCACCTTCGTGTTCGTCGGTGGCCGCTTCGTGCGCGATCGCTCGCTGCTGCACGCGCTGGCCCTGGGCTACGGCGCGCTGCTGGAAAAAGGCCGCTACCCGCTGGCCACGTTGTTTCTCGCGGTGCCCGGGCAAGAGCTGGACATCAACGTTCACCCGCAAAAGCTTGAGGTCCGCTTCGCTCGCCCGCAGGAGGTCTACGCCGCCGTTCGCCACGTGGTGGGCGCGGCCGTCGCCCGGGCACCGTGGTTGGCCGCCGAATCATCGCGGCAAGTGCGGGTCTTCACGCTGCCGCCGCGGCCGACCCTGCGCGACGAAGACGTTGACGGCAGACGCGCCTTTCGCGCCGGCGGCAGCGGCGTGGCCCTCGGTCGAACAGCCCAGGGCGCGCTGCCGCTGCGGGCCCGCGTTCCGGACCACGACGACGATTTCATCGGCCGCGCCGCCGGCGAAACGGCGGACCCCGCATCGTCGCGGTTTCCTGCCGGCGAACGAATGGGCCCGGCGCCGGTCGTGGCGCCGTCGGGTTTTTTTTCGCTGCTGTCGTACGTCGGCCAGCTGCAACGGACGTATCTGGTCTGCGAAGGCGAGGGCGAGCTGATCTTGATCGACCAGCACGCCGCCCACGAACGGGTGGCCTTCGATCGCCTGCGTGCTGCCCAGGCTCGTCGCGAGGTGCGCCGCCAGCGCCTGCTGTTTCCGCTGCCGGTCGAGGTCGACGATCTGGCCGCGGCCAGCGCCGCGGACGCCGGCCTGCTGGAAGCGCTGGGTTTTGAGATCGAGGCGCCCGGGCGTGGTGACGCCTCGGCCGTCGGCAAGACCACCGTTCTGGTGCGCGCTGTGCCCGAAGCGTTGAAGGACGCCGATCCCAAACCGCTGCTGCGCGACGTCCTGGCCCAGCTTGTCGAAGGCGGGGCTGCCACCTCGGCCGCCGAACGCATCGATCACGCGCTGGCCACCATGGCCTGTCACAGTGTCGTGCGGGCGGGCGACGTCCTCGGGCGGCCCCAGGTGCTGGCCTTGCTGGCCCAGCTGGACGGCGTCGATCTGCGGTCGCACTGTCCGCACGGCCGCCCGGTGTTGTTGCGAATGCCGATGACCGAGATCGAACGCCGGTTCGGACGGGTGTGA
- the miaA gene encoding tRNA (adenosine(37)-N6)-dimethylallyltransferase MiaA: protein MTTFVAVLGPTASGKSALAMALAQRANGEIVACDSQQVYIGMDVGTGKPTRADRRLVPHHLLDLVHPDEVFHAVRWAVLARVAIARIAARGHLPIVAGGTGLYYRALTVGLFEAPPPDEAIRERHRAEAERLGITNLHDRLAAVDPIAAAAIGRHDLIRISRGLEVFEQTGTPISTLRRQAAAPAGDLRARAIVLDPPLPELRARIERRVGEMMAGGFLDEVRALRAAGYSPSLRPLQALGYQQLGAHLDGVCSLEQAVNDIVSATAAYARRQRTWFRKEASVARLADAAAPIGIDELLVAVAERPPT from the coding sequence ATGACGACCTTCGTGGCGGTGCTGGGGCCGACCGCCTCCGGCAAAAGCGCGCTGGCCATGGCCCTGGCGCAGCGGGCGAACGGCGAGATCGTCGCCTGCGATTCACAACAAGTTTACATCGGGATGGACGTCGGCACGGGCAAGCCGACGCGCGCCGATCGCCGACTGGTGCCGCACCACCTGCTGGATCTGGTTCACCCTGACGAGGTCTTTCACGCGGTGCGCTGGGCGGTGCTGGCCCGGGTGGCCATCGCCCGCATCGCGGCGCGCGGCCACCTGCCCATCGTTGCTGGCGGCACCGGTCTTTATTACCGGGCGCTGACCGTCGGACTGTTCGAAGCGCCACCGCCCGACGAGGCGATCCGCGAGCGCCACCGCGCCGAGGCCGAGCGCCTGGGGATCACCAACCTGCACGATCGCCTGGCCGCCGTCGATCCGATCGCCGCCGCCGCCATCGGCCGCCACGATCTGATCCGCATCAGCCGCGGCCTCGAGGTGTTCGAGCAGACCGGGACGCCGATCAGCACCCTGCGCCGGCAGGCCGCCGCGCCCGCCGGCGATCTGCGCGCCCGGGCCATCGTCCTGGATCCGCCGCTGCCAGAGCTGCGCGCGCGCATCGAGCGGCGGGTGGGCGAGATGATGGCCGGGGGATTTCTCGACGAGGTGCGGGCCTTGCGCGCCGCCGGATACAGCCCGTCGCTGCGGCCGCTGCAGGCGCTTGGCTATCAGCAGCTGGGTGCGCACCTCGACGGCGTCTGTTCGCTGGAGCAAGCGGTGAACGACATCGTCAGCGCCACGGCGGCGTATGCGCGCCGACAGCGGACCTGGTTTCGCAAGGAAGCGTCGGTGGCGCGTCTGGCGGACGCCGCCGCGCCGATCGGGATCGACGAACTTCTGGTCGCGGTGGCGGAGCGGCCCCCGACATGA
- a CDS encoding HIT family protein — translation MSAATGGDVTISGRQPGCVFCDIAAGDVPATVVLRDETVCAFLDQRPVFKGHVLIVPRGHAATLLDAAPEVLAAVFGAAQRVARAMEKGLSADGSFLGVNTKVSQSVPHLHVHVVPRRRKDGLRGFFWPRLPYASDEEREAFGARIRAALT, via the coding sequence ATGAGCGCGGCGACGGGCGGCGACGTGACGATCTCCGGGCGGCAGCCGGGCTGTGTTTTTTGCGACATCGCCGCCGGCGACGTGCCGGCCACGGTGGTGCTGCGCGATGAGACCGTGTGCGCCTTCCTCGACCAGCGGCCGGTCTTCAAGGGGCACGTCTTGATCGTGCCACGCGGGCACGCGGCGACGCTGCTGGACGCCGCACCCGAGGTGCTGGCGGCGGTGTTCGGCGCGGCCCAGCGGGTGGCGCGGGCGATGGAAAAGGGTCTTTCCGCCGACGGATCTTTTTTGGGCGTCAACACCAAGGTGTCGCAGAGCGTGCCGCACCTGCACGTCCACGTGGTGCCGCGCCGGCGCAAAGACGGCCTGCGCGGGTTTTTTTGGCCGCGCCTGCCGTACGCATCGGACGAGGAACGCGAGGCGTTTGGGGCGCGGATCCGGGCGGCTCTTACGTGA
- a CDS encoding acetyl-CoA carboxylase carboxyltransferase subunit alpha, whose protein sequence is MADNTARALEALPPALDFERPVVELERKIEELVRVSGDAPELRPQIRLLEARARELQQEIFADLTPWQKVQLSRHPARPYTLDYIERLCEGFIELHGDRRFADDPAIVAGFATFEGAPVLVVGHQKGRSTKEKVQRNFGQPKPEGYRKALRLMELAARMGRPIICLIDTQGAYPGIDAEERGQAEAIAKNLEVMAGLPVPVVCAVIGEGGSGGALALGVANRILMLEYATYSVISPEGCASILWRDDSKKPEAAEAMKMTATDLLRLGIIDEIVAESPGGAHRDHGLTARNLGDVLRRHLAELMLQTPAKLREDRYQKFRGIGSFVESGDGAGAGGE, encoded by the coding sequence ATGGCTGACAATACCGCCCGCGCCCTGGAGGCGCTTCCGCCCGCGCTGGACTTCGAACGGCCGGTGGTCGAGCTCGAGCGCAAGATCGAAGAGTTGGTCAGGGTCAGCGGCGACGCACCCGAGCTGCGCCCGCAGATTCGCCTGCTGGAGGCGCGCGCCCGCGAGCTGCAGCAGGAGATCTTCGCCGATCTCACCCCCTGGCAGAAGGTGCAGCTGTCGCGCCACCCGGCGCGGCCCTATACCCTGGATTACATCGAGCGTCTCTGCGAAGGATTCATCGAGCTGCACGGCGATCGCCGTTTTGCCGACGACCCGGCGATCGTCGCCGGCTTCGCCACCTTCGAAGGCGCCCCGGTGCTGGTGGTCGGGCACCAGAAAGGCCGCAGCACCAAAGAGAAGGTGCAGCGCAATTTTGGCCAGCCCAAGCCGGAGGGTTATCGCAAGGCCTTGCGGCTGATGGAGCTGGCGGCACGCATGGGCAGGCCGATCATCTGTTTGATCGACACCCAGGGCGCCTATCCCGGCATCGACGCCGAGGAGCGCGGCCAGGCCGAGGCCATCGCCAAGAATCTGGAGGTGATGGCCGGGTTGCCGGTGCCCGTCGTGTGCGCGGTGATCGGCGAGGGCGGCTCGGGCGGGGCGCTGGCCCTGGGCGTGGCCAACCGGATCCTGATGCTGGAATACGCCACCTACTCGGTGATTTCGCCCGAGGGTTGCGCTTCGATCTTGTGGCGCGACGACAGCAAGAAACCGGAGGCGGCCGAGGCGATGAAGATGACCGCCACCGATCTGCTGCGCCTGGGCATCATCGACGAGATCGTCGCTGAATCGCCGGGCGGCGCGCACCGCGACCACGGGTTGACGGCGCGCAATCTGGGCGACGTCCTTCGCCGCCACCTGGCCGAGTTGATGCTGCAGACCCCGGCCAAGCTGCGCGAGGATCGGTATCAGAAGTTCCGTGGCATCGGCTCGTTCGTCGAGTCTGGTGACGGCGCGGGCGCCGGCGGCGAGTAG
- a CDS encoding DUF1415 family protein, whose protein sequence is MTDGGGDDPATPRVSEALRLHDRYLREVVLAYGLCPWAEKVLREGRFRRAVLDGATVAPAAFLAFIDALEAEPAPVEVAFAIFPSLDLPSAGFDKFAEQLRRADRARRSSAAATPFLLAAFHPSGADEFQDRNQLIAFLRRSPDATVQLVRADVLDRVRGRGADVSDGVARQNFATVSARGVARLGAVLADLRRDRDESYRRLAPAR, encoded by the coding sequence ATGACCGATGGCGGCGGCGACGACCCAGCGACGCCGCGGGTCAGCGAAGCGCTGCGCCTGCACGACCGTTACCTGCGCGAGGTGGTGCTGGCGTACGGCCTGTGTCCGTGGGCGGAGAAGGTGCTGCGGGAGGGGCGTTTTCGGCGGGCGGTGCTGGACGGTGCGACCGTGGCGCCGGCGGCGTTCCTGGCGTTCATCGACGCGCTGGAAGCGGAACCCGCGCCGGTCGAGGTGGCGTTCGCCATCTTTCCATCGCTGGACCTGCCGTCGGCGGGCTTCGACAAATTCGCCGAGCAGCTGCGCCGGGCCGATCGCGCTCGCCGGTCCAGCGCGGCGGCGACGCCTTTCCTGCTGGCGGCGTTTCACCCCTCCGGCGCCGACGAATTTCAGGACCGGAACCAGCTGATCGCGTTTTTGCGCCGTTCTCCGGATGCGACGGTGCAACTGGTACGGGCGGATGTTCTCGATCGCGTGCGCGGGCGCGGCGCCGACGTCTCGGACGGAGTGGCCCGGCAAAACTTCGCCACCGTCAGCGCGCGCGGCGTCGCCCGGCTGGGCGCGGTACTGGCCGACCTGCGCCGCGATCGCGATGAAAGCTATCGCCGCCTGGCCCCGGCGCGATAA
- a CDS encoding Dabb family protein, translating into MVKHIVLWRLKETAHGNDRPTNARLIKEKLEALRGQIPGMIRIEVGLDVSRSEQSSDVVLYSEFESRAALDGYQEHPAHKAVMPFILEARVERRLVDYED; encoded by the coding sequence ATGGTGAAGCACATCGTTCTTTGGCGCCTGAAAGAGACCGCGCACGGCAATGACAGACCGACCAACGCCCGGCTGATCAAAGAAAAGCTGGAGGCGCTGCGGGGACAGATCCCGGGGATGATCCGCATCGAAGTGGGCCTGGACGTGAGCCGCAGCGAACAGTCGAGCGACGTCGTCCTTTACAGCGAATTCGAGAGTCGGGCGGCGCTGGATGGTTACCAGGAGCATCCGGCGCACAAGGCGGTGATGCCGTTCATCCTCGAGGCGCGGGTCGAGCGGCGGCTGGTCGACTACGAGGACTGA
- a CDS encoding DoxX family protein, translated as MDNAAFHVNRSRSNDSHPASGKRIWTGRALSGLVALALLFDSAVKLLQLDPAMQGTIKLGYSASVVFPLGIVLLACVALYLIPRTAVLGAVLLTGYLGGAVATHVRVGDPLFSHILAPLYVAALIWGGLYLRDGRVRALIGPRQS; from the coding sequence ATGGACAATGCCGCTTTTCACGTAAACCGATCTCGCAGCAACGACAGCCATCCCGCTTCCGGGAAGCGCATCTGGACCGGGCGCGCCCTCAGCGGCCTGGTGGCGCTGGCCCTGCTATTCGACAGCGCGGTCAAGCTGCTGCAACTGGATCCAGCCATGCAAGGCACGATCAAGCTGGGCTATTCCGCCAGCGTGGTTTTCCCGCTGGGGATCGTGCTGCTGGCGTGTGTGGCGCTTTATCTGATCCCGCGCACGGCGGTCCTGGGCGCCGTCCTGCTGACCGGCTATCTGGGCGGGGCCGTCGCCACCCACGTGCGGGTCGGCGATCCGTTGTTCAGCCACATCCTCGCTCCCCTCTACGTGGCGGCGCTGATCTGGGGCGGCCTGTACTTGCGCGACGGCCGCGTCCGGGCGCTTATCGGTCCGCGGCAGAGCTGA
- a CDS encoding 3-oxoacid CoA-transferase subunit B — protein sequence MSWSRDDMVRRAAAEIADGQIVNLGIGLPTEVANFIPAGISVFLHSENGLLGMGPSPFDDQVDAQLINAGKQTVTARPGASIFDSALSFAMIRGGHVDLAILGGLEVACHGDLANWTVPGKLITGMGGAMDLAAGARRVVVLQSHTAKDGKPKLVTSVSLPVTAIRCVHRVITELGAFDVAGDHFRCVDRAPGIDEETIVRSTGAPVVFSSAADR from the coding sequence ATGAGCTGGTCGCGCGACGACATGGTCCGCCGAGCGGCCGCCGAGATCGCCGACGGGCAGATCGTCAACCTGGGCATCGGCCTGCCGACCGAGGTGGCGAATTTCATCCCGGCGGGGATCTCGGTCTTTCTGCATTCGGAGAACGGTCTGCTGGGCATGGGCCCCTCCCCGTTCGACGATCAGGTTGACGCCCAGCTGATCAACGCCGGCAAGCAAACCGTCACCGCGCGGCCGGGCGCCAGTATCTTCGACTCCGCGCTGTCGTTCGCCATGATCCGCGGCGGGCACGTCGACCTGGCGATTTTGGGCGGCCTGGAAGTGGCGTGCCACGGCGACCTGGCCAACTGGACGGTGCCGGGAAAATTGATCACCGGAATGGGCGGCGCAATGGATCTGGCCGCCGGCGCCCGCCGCGTGGTGGTGCTGCAAAGCCACACCGCCAAAGATGGCAAACCGAAACTGGTGACCAGCGTGTCCCTGCCGGTGACTGCCATTCGCTGCGTTCACCGTGTGATCACCGAGCTGGGCGCCTTCGACGTCGCCGGCGATCACTTTCGCTGCGTGGACCGCGCGCCCGGCATCGACGAAGAGACCATCGTGCGATCCACGGGCGCGCCGGTGGTATTCAGCTCTGCCGCGGACCGATAA
- a CDS encoding CoA transferase subunit A: protein MGNSAARDKVFATVADALRGVLRDGLTIMSGGFGLSGNAEACIRAIADSGVRDLTIISNNCGNQGQGLAVLLKKRQVRKVICSFIGGNPDLAEQYLAKQIEVELSPQGTFAERIRAGGAGIGGFFTPTGAGTVVADGKETRTIDGRLMLLEKPLRADLAIVRAAIGDRFGNLRFYRTSRNFNPLMATAAGMTVAEVDRLVDLGAIDPDDVHLPGLFVKRIVEVRDHQNVIEFRTTRPRA from the coding sequence ATGGGCAACAGCGCCGCCCGCGACAAGGTCTTCGCCACCGTCGCCGATGCCCTGCGCGGCGTCCTGCGCGACGGCCTCACCATCATGTCGGGCGGCTTCGGCCTGTCGGGCAACGCCGAGGCCTGCATCCGCGCCATCGCCGACAGCGGCGTGCGCGATCTGACCATCATCAGCAACAACTGCGGCAACCAGGGCCAGGGCCTGGCCGTGCTGCTGAAGAAGCGCCAGGTGCGCAAGGTGATCTGCAGCTTCATCGGCGGCAACCCGGATCTGGCCGAACAATACTTGGCCAAGCAGATCGAGGTCGAGCTGTCGCCGCAAGGAACCTTCGCCGAACGCATCCGCGCCGGCGGCGCCGGCATCGGCGGCTTCTTCACGCCGACGGGAGCCGGGACGGTGGTCGCCGACGGCAAGGAGACGCGCACCATCGACGGCCGCTTGATGCTGCTGGAAAAACCGCTGCGCGCCGACCTGGCCATCGTGCGCGCCGCGATCGGCGATCGCTTTGGCAACCTGCGTTTCTACCGGACCTCGCGCAATTTCAACCCGCTGATGGCCACCGCCGCCGGCATGACGGTGGCCGAGGTCGACCGCCTGGTCGACCTCGGCGCCATCGATCCCGACGACGTGCACCTGCCCGGGCTCTTCGTCAAACGCATCGTCGAAGTGCGCGATCACCAGAACGTGATCGAATTCCGCACCACCCGGCCGCGCGCATGA
- a CDS encoding aminotransferase class III-fold pyridoxal phosphate-dependent enzyme, with product MSLTDRQSARVFYTWSAQKSATPLEIVDGQGARFTTADGARWFDLGSMTWNAALGHGHPRMKRALAEAAARGTLAYPTSVFPAKARAGELLVEVAPPGMAKTFLCLSGAEANENAVKMARLFTGRKKLIARTRSYHGATLAMLSLSGDPRREAFEPGLPGVVRMADPYCFRCPFGKEPTSCHHECADDLETVLLREGPDTVAAVILEGIVGANGVFVPPPGYWKKIRAICDRHGVLLIADEVLSGFGRTGRWFAVDHDGVTPDLMTVAKGVTAGYAPGGAVIVTERIARHFDDDVLWCGLTAYAHPLVCEAIVATIETLRDEKLVERAAALGEWLGPRMRELARTRPFIGDVRGIGLLWALELCRPGTREPLPAGQLAPLAAALQRHHLHLQRRDNMIYVAPPLVISESELTEALGELGAALDQALA from the coding sequence GTGAGCCTCACCGACCGGCAGTCGGCGCGCGTTTTTTACACCTGGTCGGCGCAGAAGAGCGCCACCCCGCTGGAGATCGTCGACGGACAGGGCGCGCGCTTCACCACCGCCGACGGCGCGCGCTGGTTCGACCTCGGCAGTATGACCTGGAACGCGGCGCTGGGGCACGGCCACCCGCGGATGAAACGCGCCCTGGCCGAAGCGGCGGCGCGAGGAACGCTGGCCTATCCGACGTCGGTGTTCCCGGCCAAGGCCCGGGCCGGCGAATTGCTGGTCGAGGTGGCGCCGCCCGGCATGGCCAAGACGTTCCTCTGTCTGTCCGGCGCCGAGGCCAACGAGAACGCGGTGAAGATGGCCCGGTTGTTTACCGGCCGAAAAAAGCTCATCGCCCGCACCCGCAGCTATCATGGCGCCACGCTGGCCATGCTGTCGCTGTCCGGCGATCCGCGCCGCGAAGCCTTCGAGCCCGGCCTGCCCGGAGTGGTGCGCATGGCCGACCCGTACTGCTTTCGCTGCCCGTTCGGCAAGGAGCCAACGTCGTGTCACCACGAGTGTGCCGACGATCTGGAGACGGTGCTTTTGCGTGAAGGCCCCGACACCGTGGCGGCGGTGATCCTGGAAGGGATCGTCGGCGCCAACGGCGTGTTCGTGCCGCCGCCCGGCTACTGGAAAAAGATCCGCGCCATCTGCGATCGCCACGGCGTCCTTTTGATCGCCGACGAGGTGCTGTCCGGGTTCGGCCGCACCGGCCGCTGGTTCGCCGTCGACCACGACGGCGTGACGCCCGACCTGATGACCGTGGCCAAGGGCGTCACCGCCGGCTACGCGCCCGGCGGCGCGGTGATCGTCACCGAGCGCATCGCCCGCCACTTCGACGACGACGTCCTGTGGTGCGGCCTGACGGCGTACGCGCACCCGCTGGTGTGCGAGGCCATCGTGGCCACCATCGAAACCTTGCGCGACGAAAAGCTGGTCGAGCGCGCGGCGGCGCTGGGCGAGTGGCTGGGGCCGAGGATGCGCGAGCTGGCCCGAACGCGGCCGTTCATCGGCGACGTGCGCGGCATCGGTCTTTTGTGGGCGCTGGAGCTGTGCCGGCCCGGCACGCGCGAACCGCTGCCGGCAGGGCAGCTGGCACCGCTGGCGGCGGCGCTGCAGCGGCACCACCTGCACCTGCAAAGACGCGACAACATGATCTACGTGGCGCCGCCGCTGGTGATCAGCGAGAGCGAGTTGACCGAAGCGCTGGGCGAGCTGGGGGCGGCGTTGGACCAGGCGCTGGCGTGA
- a CDS encoding aminotransferase class III-fold pyridoxal phosphate-dependent enzyme produces MSASSASAAATRLALQALAAQPITIVTKPPGPRAVEMIAREKPFLSPSLIHCYPLMVRRASGSMVEDVDGNLYLDCQAGIAAASTGHCHPAVSAAIAAQAETLIHICGTDFHYPGYGALCEKLSELAGRLGPKPQVWQTFLTNSGTEAVEAAIKLARNHTKRGQLIAFRGGFHGRTLGALSLTASKSKYRKGFGPLLPGVHHATYGDAGTVERDLFAHTVAPEDVAAIVVEPVLGEGGYIVPPPGFLQRLRAICDAHGILLCFDEVQTGMGRTGRMFAAELEGVEPDIITLAKGIASGMPLGAMMAKKEIMTWPAGSHGSTIAGNPVSIAAGLATIGLLEGGLVENAGRVGTVLKDLLSRGLAAEDRVEEVRGVGMMIGVEMRTPALMDAVANLCFERGLLVLECGKKTIRFSPPLNFTVEQATVAAEVFTKACKDAKA; encoded by the coding sequence GTGAGCGCCAGCAGCGCCTCGGCGGCGGCGACCCGGCTGGCCTTGCAAGCGCTGGCCGCCCAGCCCATCACCATCGTCACCAAGCCGCCCGGCCCGCGCGCCGTCGAGATGATCGCCCGCGAAAAACCGTTCCTGTCGCCGTCGCTGATTCACTGTTACCCGCTGATGGTCCGCCGGGCCAGCGGCAGCATGGTGGAAGACGTCGACGGCAACCTGTACCTGGACTGTCAGGCCGGGATCGCCGCGGCGTCGACGGGGCACTGTCACCCGGCGGTCAGCGCCGCCATCGCCGCCCAGGCCGAGACGCTGATTCACATCTGCGGGACCGACTTTCACTATCCGGGCTACGGCGCGCTCTGCGAAAAATTGTCCGAGCTGGCCGGACGGCTGGGGCCAAAGCCACAGGTCTGGCAGACGTTCCTGACCAACTCGGGCACCGAGGCCGTGGAGGCGGCGATCAAGCTGGCGCGCAATCACACCAAACGCGGGCAGCTGATCGCGTTTCGCGGCGGCTTTCACGGTCGGACGTTGGGCGCGCTGTCGCTGACCGCCAGCAAGTCGAAATACCGCAAAGGCTTCGGTCCGCTGCTGCCGGGCGTGCACCACGCCACCTACGGCGACGCCGGCACCGTCGAGCGCGATCTGTTCGCCCACACCGTCGCGCCCGAGGACGTCGCGGCCATCGTCGTCGAGCCGGTGCTGGGCGAAGGCGGCTACATCGTGCCGCCGCCCGGTTTCTTGCAGCGCCTGCGCGCCATCTGCGACGCCCATGGCATCCTGCTCTGCTTCGACGAGGTGCAGACCGGCATGGGCCGCACCGGCCGCATGTTCGCCGCCGAGCTGGAAGGCGTCGAGCCGGACATCATCACGCTGGCCAAGGGGATCGCCTCGGGCATGCCGCTCGGCGCGATGATGGCGAAGAAAGAGATCATGACCTGGCCGGCCGGCAGCCACGGCTCGACCATCGCCGGCAACCCGGTGTCGATCGCTGCCGGCCTGGCGACGATCGGCTTGCTCGAAGGCGGCCTGGTGGAGAACGCCGGCCGTGTCGGCACGGTGCTGAAAGATCTTTTGTCTCGGGGCCTGGCCGCCGAGGACAGGGTCGAAGAGGTACGCGGCGTGGGCATGATGATCGGCGTCGAGATGCGCACGCCCGCACTGATGGACGCGGTGGCGAACCTCTGCTTCGAACGGGGCCTCTTGGTGCTGGAGTGCGGGAAGAAGACCATTCGTTTCTCGCCGCCGCTGAACTTCACCGTCGAGCAGGCCACCGTCGCTGCCGAGGTCTTCACCAAGGCGTGCAAAGACGCCAAGGCGTGA